A single genomic interval of Carassius carassius chromosome 24, fCarCar2.1, whole genome shotgun sequence harbors:
- the LOC132102816 gene encoding tumor necrosis factor receptor superfamily member 5-like isoform X1, with translation MLLFFSSRKMLALLSVLLLSSHVLPLVQSLQCDERTEYLKDNRCCKKCKPGELMMVTCKGTTETVCEACGNGYFTDDYNINYQWCKHCTTCTKENMKYMKDCTVTSDANCTCDDGYRCSDSKCESCEKIQTTTVTTPPSTKTISPTHDNVWISVSLCFACVCVCALLTCFLLISRHARPCGRIMSTSIGLCSSDKSSLGSSQCTEEEEVPMPVQEVCGKTEKLEDV, from the exons atgcttctttttttctcttccaggaAGATGCTTGCCTTGCTCAGTGTCCTCCTGCTCTCATCACATGTCCTTCCTCTCGTCCAGTCACTGCAGTGCGATGAAAGAACAGAGTATTTGAAAGACAACCGGTGCTGCAAAAAGTGTAAACCAG ggGAGCTTATGATGGTGACATGTAAAGGAACGACTGAAACTGTGTGCGAGGCATGTGGAAATGGCTACTTCACGGACGACTATAACATCAATTACCAATGgtgcaaacactgcacaacgTGCACCAAGGAAA ATATGAAGTATATGAAGGACTGTACGGTGACAAGCGATGCAAATTGTACATGTGACGACGGCTACAGATGCAGTGACAGCAAATGCGAGTCGTGTGAGAAAATTCAGACAACTACTGTTACTACTCCTCCTTCTACTAAAACAATATCGCCCACCCATG ATAATGTGTGGATCTCGGTGAGTCTGtgttttgcgtgtgtgtgtgtgtgcgctctgcTCACCTGTTTCCTTCTCATCAGCAGACATGCACGACCATGTGGACGGATCATGTCGACATCAATCG GTCTCTGCTCCTCCGACAAGAGCAGCCTTGGTTCCAGTCAGTGCACAGAGGAAGAGGAGGTACCAATGCCAGTGCAGGAGGTGTGTGGAAAGACTGAAAAACTGGAGGATGTCTGA
- the LOC132102816 gene encoding tumor necrosis factor receptor superfamily member 5-like isoform X2 — MSKKMLALLSVLLLSSHVLPLVQSLQCDERTEYLKDNRCCKKCKPGELMMVTCKGTTETVCEACGNGYFTDDYNINYQWCKHCTTCTKENMKYMKDCTVTSDANCTCDDGYRCSDSKCESCEKIQTTTVTTPPSTKTISPTHDNVWISVSLCFACVCVCALLTCFLLISRHARPCGRIMSTSIGLCSSDKSSLGSSQCTEEEEVPMPVQEVCGKTEKLEDV; from the exons gaAGATGCTTGCCTTGCTCAGTGTCCTCCTGCTCTCATCACATGTCCTTCCTCTCGTCCAGTCACTGCAGTGCGATGAAAGAACAGAGTATTTGAAAGACAACCGGTGCTGCAAAAAGTGTAAACCAG ggGAGCTTATGATGGTGACATGTAAAGGAACGACTGAAACTGTGTGCGAGGCATGTGGAAATGGCTACTTCACGGACGACTATAACATCAATTACCAATGgtgcaaacactgcacaacgTGCACCAAGGAAA ATATGAAGTATATGAAGGACTGTACGGTGACAAGCGATGCAAATTGTACATGTGACGACGGCTACAGATGCAGTGACAGCAAATGCGAGTCGTGTGAGAAAATTCAGACAACTACTGTTACTACTCCTCCTTCTACTAAAACAATATCGCCCACCCATG ATAATGTGTGGATCTCGGTGAGTCTGtgttttgcgtgtgtgtgtgtgtgcgctctgcTCACCTGTTTCCTTCTCATCAGCAGACATGCACGACCATGTGGACGGATCATGTCGACATCAATCG GTCTCTGCTCCTCCGACAAGAGCAGCCTTGGTTCCAGTCAGTGCACAGAGGAAGAGGAGGTACCAATGCCAGTGCAGGAGGTGTGTGGAAAGACTGAAAAACTGGAGGATGTCTGA
- the LOC132102816 gene encoding tumor necrosis factor receptor superfamily member 5-like isoform X3, which produces MLALLSVLLLSSHVLPLVQSLQCDERTEYLKDNRCCKKCKPGELMMVTCKGTTETVCEACGNGYFTDDYNINYQWCKHCTTCTKENMKYMKDCTVTSDANCTCDDGYRCSDSKCESCEKIQTTTVTTPPSTKTISPTHDNVWISVSLCFACVCVCALLTCFLLISRHARPCGRIMSTSIGLCSSDKSSLGSSQCTEEEEVPMPVQEVCGKTEKLEDV; this is translated from the exons ATGCTTGCCTTGCTCAGTGTCCTCCTGCTCTCATCACATGTCCTTCCTCTCGTCCAGTCACTGCAGTGCGATGAAAGAACAGAGTATTTGAAAGACAACCGGTGCTGCAAAAAGTGTAAACCAG ggGAGCTTATGATGGTGACATGTAAAGGAACGACTGAAACTGTGTGCGAGGCATGTGGAAATGGCTACTTCACGGACGACTATAACATCAATTACCAATGgtgcaaacactgcacaacgTGCACCAAGGAAA ATATGAAGTATATGAAGGACTGTACGGTGACAAGCGATGCAAATTGTACATGTGACGACGGCTACAGATGCAGTGACAGCAAATGCGAGTCGTGTGAGAAAATTCAGACAACTACTGTTACTACTCCTCCTTCTACTAAAACAATATCGCCCACCCATG ATAATGTGTGGATCTCGGTGAGTCTGtgttttgcgtgtgtgtgtgtgtgcgctctgcTCACCTGTTTCCTTCTCATCAGCAGACATGCACGACCATGTGGACGGATCATGTCGACATCAATCG GTCTCTGCTCCTCCGACAAGAGCAGCCTTGGTTCCAGTCAGTGCACAGAGGAAGAGGAGGTACCAATGCCAGTGCAGGAGGTGTGTGGAAAGACTGAAAAACTGGAGGATGTCTGA